The following DNA comes from Rhodanobacteraceae bacterium.
TACCGGGGCGATCATGCGTACGCCATGGCTGGGCTCGCCGACCAGCTCCACCGGGGTGCCGTCCAGCCGCAGTTCCGCTGTGGGCAGCTTGCGGCTGCCAAGCTTGTCCTTGAGCCGGTCGATGGTGATGTTCTGCAAACGACCGCCGCGGTCGCGCGGTTCGCAGTAGAACAAGGCCAGGCCGTCGGTGCCCTCGGCATTGCCAGCAGGCCGCGCCAGCAGCAATGCCATCTCCGAAGTTGCCGCCGAGGTGAACCACTTGCGACCATGGACTCGCCACTGGCCGTCCGCGTCTACTTCGGCGCGAGTCTCGGTACCGCCAACATCCGAGCCGCCGCTGGTTTCGGTCATCCACTGGCCACTGGTCCAGAGTTGGTGCGCCTCGCGCGCAGTCAGGTGCGGCAGGGCTCTTTGCACCAGCGCCGAGTTGCCGGATTCCACCAGCGCCCGGGCTGCACCGTCGGTCATGGCCAGCGGGCAGGTGTAGAAATCGCTGGCGGCGCTGGCAAGGTAGACCATGCCAAACTGGAACAAACGGGCGTGGGCGCCCTTGCTCTGGTCGTAACCATGCCAGACCAGGCCGAAGCGAGTCGCCAACTGCGGCATGGCCTTCCAGAGTGGCGTGAGTTCGATGTGATCGATGCGCCGGCCCCAGGGATCGAAAGGGGTATGCACGGGCTCGATCTGCCGTTCTCGCAGTTGCTGCGGGTACAGTTCGTCGGCGATGACCTGGCCGAGCTCGTTGGCTTCCTCGTGAAAATGCTCGAACAGTGCGGGCGGCATGGCACGGCGCAGCACCGATTGCAGGACTCGGTCGGTCAGGTATGGGTTGGACAATTGTGGCGGCGTCTGCGTGAAACCCATCTAGGTTGACCTCGTCCAGGACCTTCGGATGAGTCTAGCCCGCATTCCTCACACCTGCGCGAGCAGATGCCCCCAATCTTCTAGTGGCACAAGGCGATTCCGAGGAACGCGCCAGTCACAGAGTGTTTGGCTGCATCTGCCCGCTTTGCGGACCTCGCTGGTTCTTTGCGACTATCGCTGCGTTGCTCCTCCTCGCCATGGAATCACCATTCCTCGTCGTCGCGCCTGGCGCGAGTCGCAAAGCCCTGCGCGATCTTTCGCAACAGGTGTGAGACATGTGGGCTCGCAGTCCGCCGGATTCGAAGAATCCCGGCAGAAGTCGTCGGGACATTGGCGATCGAGCGTTGATGTGACTGGTCGACCGGGCGCCCTTTGGGCATGATGCCTCTCAGCCTCGGGTAGCCCCAACGCTGTCTCGACCCGGCTTCATTCATGCTGCAGCGCAGCTCAACCAAGGCACTGTCAGGATGCAGTTGAAAGCCCTGTTCGAGGTAGACCGGCGTGAGCGCGCAGCGCTGCTGATCGCCTTTGTCTATTTCTTCGGCTTGCTGACCAGCTACTACATGCTGCGATCGGTGCGTGAAGCCATGGGCGTACGCATCGGGCCCGAATTCTACAACTGGCTCTACACCGGCAGTTTCCTGTGCATGCTGCTGGCTCAGCCGCTCTACGGCGCGCTGGTTTCTCGCTTTGCCCGGCGGGTCTTCGTGCCGGTGGTCTACGCCTTCTTTCTGGCTTGCATCCTTGGTTTTCTGGCGGTGTGGCAAGTGCCCGAATGGCGCACCGGCATGGCCCTGGTGTTCTACATCTGGCTGTCGGTGGCGAATCTGTTCACGGTCTCGGTGTTCTGGAGCTACATGACCGATGTCTTCGACCCGGGACAGGCCAAGCGGGTGTTCGGGTTCATTGCCGCGGGCGGATCGGCCGGCGGCCTGAGCGGTGCCGGGCTGACCATGCTGCTGGCCGGACACATCGACATCGATGGCGTGCTGCTGCTGTCCTTCGGCTTCCTGGCGCTGTCGATGGGCTGCGCCATTCTGCTCGGTCGTCATGCCAGGGCCGCCAGCGGGCGCGCCGACGCCGGCGACATGGATGCGCTCATTGGCGGCACCAGTCTGGCCGCCTTCCGATTGGTCGTGCAGCAGATCCCATTGCGCTGGCTGGCCCTGTTGATGCTGCTGAGTGGTATCGGCGGCGGCATCCTCTATCAGCAGCAGGGCTTCATGGTCCGCGTGCTGTACGCGGACGACGCCCTGCGTGCAGCCTATTTTGCCCGAATCGATCTGCTGACCAATCTGCTGGCCTTCACGCTGGAAGTGTTCCTGGCGCGCTGGCTATTCCTGCGTCTGGGTACCGCGCGGCTGATGACCCTGATGCCGCTGATGCTGATGGCCGGACTCGGTGCGCTGGTCGTGCTGCCGACGGCGTTCATGATCGGGCTGTTTCAGGTGCTGAGTCGCGGCATCCGCTTCGCCTTCGGCGAACCCGCGATCGCCAGCTGCTACACCACGCTCAATCGCGAAGTCCGCTACAAGGGCAAGAGCTTCATCGACACCTTTGTCTATCGTTTGAGCGATGTCGCCACGCAGTGGTCAATCAAGGGCATGGGGCTGCTGGGCCTCGGCACCGGCGGCATCTACCTCTGGGGCGCGATCATGGCCGGTGTGACCGCCTGGGTAGGCTTCGTGGCGGGGCGCCAGCACGAAGTGCGCAGCGCTGCGGCGGATAAACCGGTCTGAGGTTGAGGGAGCGCGGGTTGCCAGAGTTGGTGTGGCGGGGACGAGGGTAAGAGGGCGCGAGGGCACGTAAAACGCAGCCTTGCCGCGAGCCCTTGTTCTTCTGTGTCCTATCGATCTCAAGCTATTAAAACAATGTGTTATGGCATTTGGTTCGGGGTGATCTGCGTCCGCGCAAGGCATCCGTCCAGCAAGCGAATCGCCGGCAAAGCCGGCTCCCACAGTCGAGTCCCGGCCCCCAGTTGGAGTCCCAGTCATCCAGGTCGGTACGCGTATTCGCGCATCGAGCGGGTAGAACACACGAGGGCGCGCAGAGGTTGCCTCGACGTCGGCCCTTGATCTAGCGTGCCCTCGTGCCCCCGTGCCCCCGTGCCCCCGTGCCCCCGTGCCCTCGTGCCCTCGTGCCCTCGTGCCCTCGTGCCCTCCCGCCCTCGTGCCCTTGGCAACTACTCCTCCTCATGCCTGGGCTTGTAGCTCTCCACCAGCTGCTTCTGCACGTTCCCGGGGACCGCTTCGTAGTGGCTGAGTTCGATGGTGTAGCGCCCGCGTCCGGCGGTGACGGCCTTCAGCTCATTGCTGTATTCGGAGATTTCCGCCAGCGGCGCCTGGGCCTTGACGATCATCTCGTCGCCGCGCAGGGAGTCGGTGCCGTTGATTCTGGCGCGTTTGGTGGCGAGGCCGCCGGTGATGTCGCCGACATGCTCGGCCGGAATGGTCACATCGAGATTGACGATGGGCTCCAGCACCAGCGGCCTGGCCTTGGTCACGGCATCAATGAAGGCTTTCTTGCCAGCGCTGATGAAGGCTACTTCCTTGGAGTCCACCGGATGGTGCTTGCCGTCGTAGACGATGACGCGCACATCATGGATCTGATAGCCGGCGATGACGCCTTGGTCCAGCACCTGGCGCACGCCCTTTTCGATGGCCGGCAGGAACTGGCCGGGAATGGTGCCGCCCTTGACCTCGTCAACGAACTCGAAACCTGCGCCGCGCGGCAATGGCTCGATGCGCAGGTAAACCTCGCCGAACTGGCCGGCACCGCCGGTCTGCTTCTTGTGCCGATGATGGCCATCGGCATTGGCTGAAACGGTTTCCCGGTAGGCGATGCGCGGCGGACGGGTGAGCACATCGACGCTGTAGCGCTCCTTCATGCGCTCCAGCATGACCCGCAGATGCAATTCACCCAAGCCGCGGATCACGGTTTCATTCAGTTCCTTGTGATGCTCGATGCGGAAACAGGGATCCTCCTCGGACAGCTTGTGCAGCGCCGTGGCCAGCTTCTGCTCCTGACCGCGGGTGGCCGGCTCGATGGCCAGGCCGAACATCGGCTGCGGAAAATTGATCGGCTTGAGGCGGATCTCGTCCTCGTCGTGGCTGTCGTGCAGCACCGCGTCGAAGTGGATGTCCTCGATCTTGGCCACCGCGGCAATGTCACCGGGGATCGCGTCCTCGATCTCCATGTGATCCTTGCCACGGAGCTTGAACAGATGCCCGACCTTGAACGGTTTCTTGCCATCATCGATCAGCAGTTGAGTGTCCTTGCGCACCGTGCCCTGATAGATGCGGAACACGCTGAGCTTGCCGACGAAGGGGTCATTGACGATCTTGAAGACGTCGGCCACCACATGCTTGGCGGGGTCCGGCTCGGTGCGGAAGGGTTCGGCCTTGGCGCCGCTGCCCTTGACGAACAGTGGCGGATTGGCCTCGGCCGGATTCGGCATCAGCTTCTCGAACAGATCCAGCAGTTCCTTGACACCGGCGCCGCTGCGGGTGGAGACAAAACAGATCGGCACCAGATGGCCCTCGCGCAGGCATTGCTCGAAGGCGTCGTGCAGTTCTGCGCCGGACAAGCCCTCTTCACCCTCCTCCAGATAGCGGCCCATGATGTCTTCATTGATCTCGAC
Coding sequences within:
- a CDS encoding MFS transporter, whose product is MQLKALFEVDRRERAALLIAFVYFFGLLTSYYMLRSVREAMGVRIGPEFYNWLYTGSFLCMLLAQPLYGALVSRFARRVFVPVVYAFFLACILGFLAVWQVPEWRTGMALVFYIWLSVANLFTVSVFWSYMTDVFDPGQAKRVFGFIAAGGSAGGLSGAGLTMLLAGHIDIDGVLLLSFGFLALSMGCAILLGRHARAASGRADAGDMDALIGGTSLAAFRLVVQQIPLRWLALLMLLSGIGGGILYQQQGFMVRVLYADDALRAAYFARIDLLTNLLAFTLEVFLARWLFLRLGTARLMTLMPLMLMAGLGALVVLPTAFMIGLFQVLSRGIRFAFGEPAIASCYTTLNREVRYKGKSFIDTFVYRLSDVATQWSIKGMGLLGLGTGGIYLWGAIMAGVTAWVGFVAGRQHEVRSAAADKPV
- a CDS encoding elongation factor G, producing MPAYTTDQIRNVALVGHAGAGKTSLFEALLYAGGATTTQGSLERGTTVSDFDPMERDRQHSIGSSIASIDHADTHINLIDTPGYPDFRGPTLSALAAVETCAIVVNASNGIEYSTTRMMEYAKGRRLCRLLIVNKIDQDGNDLEMLVEQLRESFGNECLPINLPAKGRSAVVDCFFNPSGESDFSSVAEAHQRIIDQVVEINEDIMGRYLEEGEEGLSGAELHDAFEQCLREGHLVPICFVSTRSGAGVKELLDLFEKLMPNPAEANPPLFVKGSGAKAEPFRTEPDPAKHVVADVFKIVNDPFVGKLSVFRIYQGTVRKDTQLLIDDGKKPFKVGHLFKLRGKDHMEIEDAIPGDIAAVAKIEDIHFDAVLHDSHDEDEIRLKPINFPQPMFGLAIEPATRGQEQKLATALHKLSEEDPCFRIEHHKELNETVIRGLGELHLRVMLERMKERYSVDVLTRPPRIAYRETVSANADGHHRHKKQTGGAGQFGEVYLRIEPLPRGAGFEFVDEVKGGTIPGQFLPAIEKGVRQVLDQGVIAGYQIHDVRVIVYDGKHHPVDSKEVAFISAGKKAFIDAVTKARPLVLEPIVNLDVTIPAEHVGDITGGLATKRARINGTDSLRGDEMIVKAQAPLAEISEYSNELKAVTAGRGRYTIELSHYEAVPGNVQKQLVESYKPRHEEE
- a CDS encoding acyl-CoA dehydrogenase family protein, with the protein product MGFTQTPPQLSNPYLTDRVLQSVLRRAMPPALFEHFHEEANELGQVIADELYPQQLRERQIEPVHTPFDPWGRRIDHIELTPLWKAMPQLATRFGLVWHGYDQSKGAHARLFQFGMVYLASAASDFYTCPLAMTDGAARALVESGNSALVQRALPHLTAREAHQLWTSGQWMTETSGGSDVGGTETRAEVDADGQWRVHGRKWFTSAATSEMALLLARPAGNAEGTDGLALFYCEPRDRGGRLQNITIDRLKDKLGSRKLPTAELRLDGTPVELVGEPSHGVRMIAPVLNQTRVWNALAALSVYRRGLQLLRDYAARRRVFGRMLREQPLHQHTLAGLQAEFEAGLHLSLYVAEMLGKSELGLLDDRHRLLLRLLIPITKLLTARQTVAGISEIVEGFGGAGYIEDTGLPALLRDAQVFSIWEGTTNVLSLDALKILSSDHTWSALHAALVALLSQTGSEFDAIATQIRDGYESAYAALHHEHGANRGEAFARGIAMTLGRCFALAVLLRHAAWSLRAEGDPRPAAAARRFSAHGLICLQAGEALDSRILAIDELE